In a single window of the Labrus mixtus chromosome 20, fLabMix1.1, whole genome shotgun sequence genome:
- the ttyh3a gene encoding protein tweety homolog 3 isoform X1: protein MAAVVSYSPPWWVNILHRLPHFNLKFEQTSSDFQPEDWTYQQSILLLGGLALACLALDLLFLLFYSICLCCRRKKNEEQPNADCCCTAWCVIIATLVCSAGIAVGFYGNGETCDGVNRLTYSLRHANRTITGVQKLVYDSTSSLNQTVDDDLQQLEGEYAQHADYLSIIQKLQGQLDELVRQMVDIPFWDNGNISLEEIAVQIELFDWYRWLGYIGLLLFDVLICLLVLFGLIRNSKGTLIGVCLFGVVALVISWVSLGLELAVSATSSDFCVAPDMYVTKVVNQYTAIDQDILKYYLSCSLEQTNPFQQKLSGSHKALVEMQDDVSELLRSATREYKQTKGTLEEIQGILNTTEISLHQLTALVDCRSLHMDYVQAMTGLCYDGLEGLIYLVLFSFITALMFSSIICSVPHTWHSKRGDEDSEDESLSHGGRQNHDNLYRVHMPSLYSCGSSYGSETSIPAAAHTVSNAPVTEYMAQNANFQNSRCENTPLIGRESPPPSYTSSMRAKYLANSRPDPNSRPDPNSRPDPNNPPAHEQR from the exons ATGGCAGCGGTGGTCAGCTATTCTCCACCATGGTGGGTGAATATCCTGCACAGACTTCCACATTTTAACCTCAAGTTCGAGCAAACCAGCAGTGATTTCCAACCAGAGGACTGGACATatcaacag TCCATCCTGTTACTGGGAGGTTTGGCTCTCGCCTGTCTGGCCCTGGACCTATTGTTCCTCCTCTTCTATTCCATCTGTCTGTGCTGCCGgcggaaaaaaaatgaagagcagCCCAACGCTGACTGCTGCTGCACGGCCTGGTGTGTGATCATTGCAACACTTGTGTGCAG CGCTGGCATTGCTGTCGGTTTCTATGGGAACGGCGAGACTTGTGATGGAGTGAATCGGCTGACGTATTCCCTGCGCCATGCTAACCGCACAATCACTGGGGTGCAGAAACTG GTATATGACAGTACATCCTCATTGAACCAGACTGTAGATGACGATCTGCAACAGCTTGAAGGCGAGTACGCACAGCACGCAGACTACCTGTCCATCATCCAAAAGCTGCAGGGCCAGCTGGATGAGCTGGTCCGGCAGATGGTGGACATTCCCTTCTGGGACAACGGCAACATCTCTCTGGAGGAAATCGCGGTCCAGATTGAGCTGTTTGACTGGTACAG GTGGCTCGGCTACATAGGCCTGCTTCTGTTCGATGTCCTCATCTGCCTCCTGGTTCTGTTTGGCCTCATTCGCAACTCCAAGGGAACGCTCATAGG tgtgtgcttgtttggtGTCGTTGCTCTGGTTATCAGCTGGGTCTCCCTGGGGCTGGAGTTGGCCGTCTCTGCG acATCCAGTGACTTCTGTGTCGCCCCTGATATGTATGTGACCAAAGTGGTAAACCAGTATACAGCCATCGATCAAG ATATCCTGAAGTACTACCTAAGTTGCAGTCTGGAACAAACCAATCCCTTCCAGCAG AAGCTTTCCGGGAGCCACAAAGCTTTAGTGGAGATGCAGGATGATGTATCTGAGCTGCTGCGCTCTGCCACCAGAGAGTATAAACAAACTAAG GGAACTTTGGAAGAGATCCAGGGGATCCTGAACACCACAGAGATCAGTCTACATCAGCTCACAGCCCTGGTGGACTGTCGCAGCCTTCACATG GACTACGTCCAGGCCATGACAGGACTGTGTTATGACGGATTGGAAGGCCTCATCTACCTCGTGCTCTTCTCGTTCATCACCGCTCTCATGTTCAGCTCTATTATTTGCAGCGTGCCGCACACCTGGCATAGCAAGAG GGGCGACGAGGACAGTGAGGATGAGTCTCTGAGCCACGGGGGACGGCAAAACCACGATAATCTGTACCGGGTCCACATGCCCAGCCTGTACAGCTGTGGCAGCAGCTACGGCAGCGAGACCTCCATTCCTGCTGCAGCCCACACCGTCAGCAATGCACCTGTCACCGAGTACAT GGCACAGAACGCCAACTTTCAGAACTCCCGCTGTGAAAACACGCCTCTGATAGGACGAGAGTCTCCTCCACCGTCG TACACCTCCAGCATGAGGGCCAAGTACCTGGCCAACAGCCGACCAGACCCCAACAGCCGACCAGACCCCAACAGCCGACCAGACCCCAACAACCCTCCTGCACACGAGCAGCGCTGA
- the ttyh3a gene encoding protein tweety homolog 3 isoform X2, whose translation MAAVVSYSPPWWVNILHRLPHFNLKFEQTSSDFQPEDWTYQQSILLLGGLALACLALDLLFLLFYSICLCCRRKKNEEQPNADCCCTAWCVIIATLVCSAGIAVGFYGNGETCDGVNRLTYSLRHANRTITGVQKLVYDSTSSLNQTVDDDLQQLEGEYAQHADYLSIIQKLQGQLDELVRQMVDIPFWDNGNISLEEIAVQIELFDWYRWLGYIGLLLFDVLICLLVLFGLIRNSKGTLIGVCLFGVVALVISWVSLGLELAVSATSSDFCVAPDMYVTKVVNQYTAIDQDILKYYLSCSLEQTNPFQQKLSGSHKALVEMQDDVSELLRSATREYKQTKGTLEEIQGILNTTEISLHQLTALVDCRSLHMDYVQAMTGLCYDGLEGLIYLVLFSFITALMFSSIICSVPHTWHSKRGDEDSEDESLSHGGRQNHDNLYRVHMPSLYSCGSSYGSETSIPAAAHTVSNAPVTEYMAQNANFQNSRCENTPLIGRESPPPSLYLTAADSNSGQSWQLKPSGSSRSFW comes from the exons ATGGCAGCGGTGGTCAGCTATTCTCCACCATGGTGGGTGAATATCCTGCACAGACTTCCACATTTTAACCTCAAGTTCGAGCAAACCAGCAGTGATTTCCAACCAGAGGACTGGACATatcaacag TCCATCCTGTTACTGGGAGGTTTGGCTCTCGCCTGTCTGGCCCTGGACCTATTGTTCCTCCTCTTCTATTCCATCTGTCTGTGCTGCCGgcggaaaaaaaatgaagagcagCCCAACGCTGACTGCTGCTGCACGGCCTGGTGTGTGATCATTGCAACACTTGTGTGCAG CGCTGGCATTGCTGTCGGTTTCTATGGGAACGGCGAGACTTGTGATGGAGTGAATCGGCTGACGTATTCCCTGCGCCATGCTAACCGCACAATCACTGGGGTGCAGAAACTG GTATATGACAGTACATCCTCATTGAACCAGACTGTAGATGACGATCTGCAACAGCTTGAAGGCGAGTACGCACAGCACGCAGACTACCTGTCCATCATCCAAAAGCTGCAGGGCCAGCTGGATGAGCTGGTCCGGCAGATGGTGGACATTCCCTTCTGGGACAACGGCAACATCTCTCTGGAGGAAATCGCGGTCCAGATTGAGCTGTTTGACTGGTACAG GTGGCTCGGCTACATAGGCCTGCTTCTGTTCGATGTCCTCATCTGCCTCCTGGTTCTGTTTGGCCTCATTCGCAACTCCAAGGGAACGCTCATAGG tgtgtgcttgtttggtGTCGTTGCTCTGGTTATCAGCTGGGTCTCCCTGGGGCTGGAGTTGGCCGTCTCTGCG acATCCAGTGACTTCTGTGTCGCCCCTGATATGTATGTGACCAAAGTGGTAAACCAGTATACAGCCATCGATCAAG ATATCCTGAAGTACTACCTAAGTTGCAGTCTGGAACAAACCAATCCCTTCCAGCAG AAGCTTTCCGGGAGCCACAAAGCTTTAGTGGAGATGCAGGATGATGTATCTGAGCTGCTGCGCTCTGCCACCAGAGAGTATAAACAAACTAAG GGAACTTTGGAAGAGATCCAGGGGATCCTGAACACCACAGAGATCAGTCTACATCAGCTCACAGCCCTGGTGGACTGTCGCAGCCTTCACATG GACTACGTCCAGGCCATGACAGGACTGTGTTATGACGGATTGGAAGGCCTCATCTACCTCGTGCTCTTCTCGTTCATCACCGCTCTCATGTTCAGCTCTATTATTTGCAGCGTGCCGCACACCTGGCATAGCAAGAG GGGCGACGAGGACAGTGAGGATGAGTCTCTGAGCCACGGGGGACGGCAAAACCACGATAATCTGTACCGGGTCCACATGCCCAGCCTGTACAGCTGTGGCAGCAGCTACGGCAGCGAGACCTCCATTCCTGCTGCAGCCCACACCGTCAGCAATGCACCTGTCACCGAGTACAT GGCACAGAACGCCAACTTTCAGAACTCCCGCTGTGAAAACACGCCTCTGATAGGACGAGAGTCTCCTCCACCGTCG TTGTATTTGACTGCCGCGGACAGTAACAGCGGTCAGAGCTGGCAGTTAAAGCCTTCGGGGAGTTCAAGATCCTTTTGGTAA